The following is a genomic window from Pseudothermotoga thermarum DSM 5069.
GAAAAGGGGTCTCAGCCTTTTTCCAGGCAACAAAAGGCTATATTTCATTGCCGATTCCACTTTTGCTTTGTCTGTGAAAATCAATGCGAGTTTTTCATTGAGCTTTCCAAGGAATTCTTCGTTATTCATCTTCTTCGCTTGATTTTTCGTTCGGCTCGTCTTTCAACATTTGTCTGAACTTGTCTATGTCCAAATTTTCGACGAATTTTCTGAATTCTTCGTCCGTTGTGTCTTCCGGCAAGTTCAAATCAATCGCGTGTTCTTCCACTATCTCGTTGCTGACGTAAATTGGTATGCCTTTTTTAACTGCCAGAACCAACGAGTCTGAAGGCCTTGCGTCCATTTCTATTAAAGCGTGACTTGGTTCTTCATCCTCTTCTGAATCTGAGAAGGTGAGGTCTCTTATCACCAGCGTGGCGTAGTAGACGTTATCTTTAACGGTGTGGATGATTACTCTTTCCAATCTGGCGTCCAACGCATCGAGAATGTTGAGCAACAAGTCGTGCGTGAGAGGTCTTGGCAGTTCTATGCCTTCTAAGCTCAAAGCCAAAGCGTTGGCTTCGCAGGCACCTATCCATATTGGTACTACTTTTGAGGTCCCTTCGACTCCAAGTATTACGACCGGCGAATTGTGAATCTTATCAAGAACCAAAGCCTTTATCCATGCTCTTCTCATTTTCTCCCACCTCAAGCATTTTAAGTTTCTCAACCCCAGCTCTGACAATTTCCTCTGCTTTGAGAGCCAATTCTTCTTCGTTTGAGAACTGAGTTGGATCCAGCGGAGGATGAATGATCATCGAAACAGGTCCAGGGTTGAGGAAAAGACTCTTTTTTGGTACCAAGAATATTGTACCCCAAATTGAAACCGGTAAAACTTTCACTTTGTGTCGAATCGCAAGTTTAAAGACAGCTGGTTTGAACTTTCCAACGGTTCCATCTTTTGAGCGCGTTCCTTCTGGGAAAACGAGCAACGAGTTTCCTCTTGCCAGAATTCTGTCCATTTGCCTTATAACAAAAGCACCTTGAGCTGGGTTTTTTCTATCCAAAAACAAGCCACCCATGTACTTGACAAACCAGTTGACTCCGGGTACTTTTGAGAGTTCTTTTTTTGCTATCATGGGCATGGGACCTATGTAACCAAGGACTAGTGGAATATCCATCATGCTTTGGTGGTTTGGAACAACCAAGTAGTTTTCATTCTCCTTCAAATTTTCCTGACCAAACACTTTTACGGGACAAAACATCCATTTGAAGGCATTTTTTCCAAAGATTTTGATTTGTTTGAAGACAAAGCTTTTGGCTTTTTCCCTACCTTTGAAAATTCTCAAGAACAGCGATAACAGCAAAACCAAGCTTCCATACCCAACGATGTAAAGGCTTGCCGCAATTAGAAACCAAATGGTCACAAGCACTTTTTTCAAATTTTTCACCACCAAAATTTAGATTCCAACAACCTCAAAAGAGTTTGACTTCAAATTGAAAAACAAGATTTTGTTTGTCAGTAAGTCTTTTTCTTGACAGATCAATTTCACCGCTTCGCAAACTTCCAAACTCGCTGCGACCAGAACGGTGGAAGGAAAAACCTGTCTTGTTCGATTCTCATCTTTTGCACCGTGAAACAAAGCTCTAAGCGAAAAAGTTTTGCCTGGTATGATAACTGTAACTTGTCCTTGAAAACCTTCAACACCAGCATGAACCAAGGGTTTTCCATATTTGTGGCACAACTTGTCCAAAAGAAACTTTCCTTGAAAACTGTCAAGACAATCTATTACCAAATCCACATCTGGTAGTTGAAAATTTTCATCCAGCTTTGCGTTGATAGAATGAATTTTTGTGTAAGGACTCATTTCTTCTAGCTTTTGCTTTGCAACGAAAGTCTTTGGTTTTCCTATATCTAAGTAGGTGTAAAGTATTTGACGATTCAAATCCGGTTCGTCGATCACAGCACAATCGGCAAAGTAGACAGTTCCTACACCTATTCTAACTAGAAGCGTCAAAACAGTTGAGCCTAAGCCTCCTGCACCTGCCACAAAGACCGATGCATTCCTTATTTTTTCAAAATTTTCAAAAAGTTTGATGTGTCTTTCGAAAATCATCCTCCACTCACGGGGACAAAGACCACCAGTTCCCCATTTTGCACGGCGTTGGGATCTATATCCAAAACGTTTATGCCGTTGTAAAGCGCAACAACCCAGTTTTTCCTCGTTTTCCCATTTTCTTCTACCACAAGGTACACGTTTTCCTCTTTCGTATCGATCTTTAAGCTGACGCGTTTGCCAACGATTTTGGATAGATTGTCAAAAATTTCTGTTAAACTTTTTCCTTCAACTTCTATTTCCTTAATTCCAACCATGATGTCCGCAAGGTTTCCAAACTTTATTTTCATCAACATCACCTCCTAAGGCTATTATAATGCATGAAAGAGGTGATGAAATTGAAAATAGGCGTTGTTGGAGGGATCTTCCTTGATATTTACATCTACGGTGAAAAACCACACTCTGTGGAAATCATCGAAGATTGTGGGGGAGCAGGATTAAATGTTGCTTTTGGCTTTAAAAAACTTGGACACGATGTACTATTTTTTTCAAATATTGGAGATGATTACAAAGGGCGTATGATAATTGAAAGATTAAAGAAAGAAAATTTCGATGTATCTAACATAGCTATTTGTCAGGCGGATACGGGAATCCACATTGCTTACAACGAAAGAACAATAGCCGTGAAGCGTGGGACAAACGATTTACCAGTCAAGTTAAACCACCAAATACTTTCAAGCTGTGATGCCATTTTTGTGAACACGGAGGTACCGCTTGAAACGGTTGTGGAAGTTTTGAAAGTTCATCGAAATAAGAAAATCTTTTTGGAAGCAGGTCCAAGGAGAATTTGTGAAGATGCCATAAAAGCTTTTGCAGAAGACGTTGTTACGATAGGCAATTTACAAGAATGCGAAAAAATAAGGTGTGATGTTGTAAAGATGGGTTATAAAGGCGCAAAGTGGGATGAACTTTTCGTCGAAGGAGATGGACAGGAATACAAATACACAATTGGTTGTGGAGATCTTTTCGACGTGATCTTAATCGACTGTTTGTTGAAAGGTGGTAGCAGAGAAGATTGTCTGAAAAAAGCTGTTTTAGTGGCTCAAGAGATGGCAAAGTCAATCAAAGGGGCTTTCAACAAAATGAGATTGCTTGCAGCTTTTGCTGAAAAGATGCTTTGAAATGTATAATTTTTTAAAAGATAGTCGCTTTAACTTTGGGGGGTTACAGTGGTGAAAAGGTGTCTTGTCGTAGATGATAGCAAGTTTTGGAGAATGATTTTGCACGACATTTTGAAGAAGAAATCCGATTTGGATGTCCATTTTGCCGAGAATGCCGTTGAAGCGATCAACTTAGCTTTTCAAGTAAAGCCAGATGTTGTGATAACAGACTACAACATGCCAGGGTTATCGGGGCTACTCTTGTGCATGTATCTTCGCTCAATAGAAGGCTTTGAAAATGTTGGAATAGCGATACTAACCGGTTCAGACGATGTGATAAGCGCTTTTTGGGCATCGAAAAGTGGCGCAGATAGGTTCATATCGAAAATGTTGCAAAGACAACAGCTTGAGGAAGAAATACTGAAGTTTGTCAGTGAAGAAAAGTTTGTCTGTAGATTAAAAGAATCCTTTCTAAAACGTGACGTCTATTGGATTTTGGAAAGCAAAATGAAAAACGAAATACTAAACAGGGAGATTTTGAAGCTGATAGATTTTGTGCGCGATGAAGGATATGTTCTTAGAAAATTAAGGGATTTGTTTTTGAATTTCTCTCCATTTGCAGCGATGCACTCGCTGGTACTTTCACCAGTTGAAGGAAGAATCTTCAGCTTTGGAAAAGAGGTAAACTTTGATGAATTAAAGGAAAAACTTGTTTGCCACTTGGAAAAGCCGATCCAACCTTCGCAATGGAGTTTTTATCCTTTGAAACCGATCAAAATAGAACCTTTAAGTGATCTTTTTGTTTACACTGTAAAATACTCTCAAAACGAAGTTGGCGCTTTAGCCTTCGAGGAACCAGAAGAAATATTCAATTTAACTTCAGCCTTAAACGATGCAAAAGAAAGCTTGGGACTTTTGTTCAACGCTTTGAACGTGGTCAAGGAACTTACAGTGCAATCTTCAACAGATGGTTTGACGAACTTGCTCAACAAGAAAGCTTTGTTGGCAAATTTAGAGGAAATTCACGCTCGTTCCAAAAAAGATGGAAACACTTATGCAGTTGCGATTTTCGACATCGATGACTTTAAAAAGATAAACGATACCTATGGTCACATTGTTGGAGATGAGGTTCTCAAAAGCATGGCAAATTTGTTAAAAGAAAAGTTGAGAGAAAAAGCTTTGGTTGGAAGATATGGTGGAGAAGAGTTTGTGGCGATCTTTCCGCAGGTGGATGAAAACAACTTGGTGAAAATTATCAACGAGCTTTTGGATAAAGTGAGATCTTTCAAATTTCCATTCGTTGAAAAATGTACGGTAAGTTGCGGTGTGGCACTGGGGAAAAACAAACAATCTGCATTGGAAACTTTGCAAGAAGCAGATCAATTTCTTTACATTGCAAAAAGAAGCGGAAAGAATCAAGCAAGGTTTTCCTTTCTTTAGTTATTTTGTCGAAAAAAGCTCAAAGTGTTTTTGGTAAGCCTCGCGCATGAAAGAAACCAAATATTTGAAAAACTCGTATCTTTTTGAGTAATACTCTACCTCTGCTGGTAAAGGCAAATAACTTTTTTCGATTTTCACGAGTTTTTCTGTTGCCTCATCCAAGGTTTTGTAATGACCAAGAGCATAATGTCCAAGGATACTGGATCCAAGAAGGGCTGCTTCTTTTGCTTGAGGGATTTTTACTGGTAAGTTGAAAACGTTGGCAAAAATGTTCATCCAAACGTTCGAGTTGGTTCCACCGCCTCCTGCTCTAAGCTCGCTTACCTCTATTCCATTTTCTTTCAAAGCATCGAAAGCCAACTTCAAAGAAAAAACAACGCCTTCCATACCTGCTCTGATCATGTGTAATTTGGTGTGATGGCTTTTCAACCCAAAGAATACACCACAGGCAACGTTACCT
Proteins encoded in this region:
- a CDS encoding bifunctional nuclease family protein; amino-acid sequence: MRRAWIKALVLDKIHNSPVVILGVEGTSKVVPIWIGACEANALALSLEGIELPRPLTHDLLLNILDALDARLERVIIHTVKDNVYYATLVIRDLTFSDSEEDEEPSHALIEMDARPSDSLVLAVKKGIPIYVSNEIVEEHAIDLNLPEDTTDEEFRKFVENLDIDKFRQMLKDEPNEKSSEEDE
- a CDS encoding lysophospholipid acyltransferase family protein, whose product is MLVTIWFLIAASLYIVGYGSLVLLLSLFLRIFKGREKAKSFVFKQIKIFGKNAFKWMFCPVKVFGQENLKENENYLVVPNHQSMMDIPLVLGYIGPMPMIAKKELSKVPGVNWFVKYMGGLFLDRKNPAQGAFVIRQMDRILARGNSLLVFPEGTRSKDGTVGKFKPAVFKLAIRHKVKVLPVSIWGTIFLVPKKSLFLNPGPVSMIIHPPLDPTQFSNEEELALKAEEIVRAGVEKLKMLEVGENEKSMDKGFGS
- a CDS encoding HesA/MoeB/ThiF family protein — encoded protein: MIFERHIKLFENFEKIRNASVFVAGAGGLGSTVLTLLVRIGVGTVYFADCAVIDEPDLNRQILYTYLDIGKPKTFVAKQKLEEMSPYTKIHSINAKLDENFQLPDVDLVIDCLDSFQGKFLLDKLCHKYGKPLVHAGVEGFQGQVTVIIPGKTFSLRALFHGAKDENRTRQVFPSTVLVAASLEVCEAVKLICQEKDLLTNKILFFNLKSNSFEVVGI
- a CDS encoding PfkB family carbohydrate kinase, which translates into the protein MKIGVVGGIFLDIYIYGEKPHSVEIIEDCGGAGLNVAFGFKKLGHDVLFFSNIGDDYKGRMIIERLKKENFDVSNIAICQADTGIHIAYNERTIAVKRGTNDLPVKLNHQILSSCDAIFVNTEVPLETVVEVLKVHRNKKIFLEAGPRRICEDAIKAFAEDVVTIGNLQECEKIRCDVVKMGYKGAKWDELFVEGDGQEYKYTIGCGDLFDVILIDCLLKGGSREDCLKKAVLVAQEMAKSIKGAFNKMRLLAAFAEKML
- a CDS encoding GGDEF domain-containing response regulator is translated as MKRCLVVDDSKFWRMILHDILKKKSDLDVHFAENAVEAINLAFQVKPDVVITDYNMPGLSGLLLCMYLRSIEGFENVGIAILTGSDDVISAFWASKSGADRFISKMLQRQQLEEEILKFVSEEKFVCRLKESFLKRDVYWILESKMKNEILNREILKLIDFVRDEGYVLRKLRDLFLNFSPFAAMHSLVLSPVEGRIFSFGKEVNFDELKEKLVCHLEKPIQPSQWSFYPLKPIKIEPLSDLFVYTVKYSQNEVGALAFEEPEEIFNLTSALNDAKESLGLLFNALNVVKELTVQSSTDGLTNLLNKKALLANLEEIHARSKKDGNTYAVAIFDIDDFKKINDTYGHIVGDEVLKSMANLLKEKLREKALVGRYGGEEFVAIFPQVDENNLVKIINELLDKVRSFKFPFVEKCTVSCGVALGKNKQSALETLQEADQFLYIAKRSGKNQARFSFL